The following are encoded in a window of Armatimonadota bacterium genomic DNA:
- a CDS encoding iron ABC transporter permease yields MLDPRVPLLVLVAAAMVVLVVWPVAQVVYRSLLVDGGLGLDHYRRAIVGPGNLRALTNTVWVGVASAAGAMVAGAVLAFLVMRTDIPGKGRLRTLLIMPYAVPPFFGAIAWAQLLGPQGYLMRPLIALLGLEQAPFSIYSAWGIVFVMAIHAFPLVFLTVCGALERMDASLEEAARTSGAGSLRVMRDVTIPLVLPALLAGGLLAFIHSIANFGIPALLGIRVRFYVLTTSIYASLNIPDFPLATAKSMLLVAVGAAALALQWRLQRGQQRYTVIAGKSIHPQIIRLGPLRRVAFALAVLFAVVIAVLPLFSLLLTSLLKYYGAPLAVASLTLKHYAYVTNQEVIRRALANSALLGVSAATITMVLGTFVAYARIRAKLRGAAALDTLGMLPYAIPHTVIAIAMILAWAQPPVALYGTIWIILLAYIVAYMPLSLRTTSATLQQVHESLEEAARVSGAGPLRAMRDIIIPLVRPGMVAGWILVFMPAFRELTMSILLFGLRTETIGVIIFNMQNSGYTQIAAALSVLVLVLILGSNLIVRKATRGQVGF; encoded by the coding sequence ATGCTGGACCCGCGCGTGCCCCTGCTGGTCCTGGTTGCGGCGGCGATGGTGGTGCTCGTTGTCTGGCCCGTGGCGCAGGTGGTCTACCGCAGTCTGCTCGTGGACGGCGGGTTGGGACTGGACCACTACCGGCGGGCCATCGTAGGCCCGGGCAATCTCCGGGCCCTGACCAACACTGTGTGGGTAGGAGTTGCCTCCGCTGCCGGAGCCATGGTCGCAGGCGCGGTGCTGGCATTCTTGGTCATGCGCACCGACATACCCGGCAAGGGCAGGCTGCGTACACTGCTAATCATGCCCTACGCGGTCCCGCCGTTCTTTGGCGCCATCGCCTGGGCCCAACTGCTGGGGCCGCAGGGCTACCTCATGCGCCCTCTCATTGCCCTGCTGGGTCTGGAGCAGGCTCCCTTCTCAATCTACAGCGCCTGGGGGATCGTCTTCGTGATGGCAATCCATGCCTTCCCGCTGGTCTTCCTCACCGTATGCGGCGCGCTTGAGCGGATGGACGCCAGCCTGGAGGAGGCCGCCCGCACCAGCGGTGCAGGCAGCCTGCGCGTGATGCGCGACGTTACCATACCGCTGGTGCTCCCAGCGCTGTTGGCCGGGGGTCTCCTGGCCTTCATCCACTCGATCGCCAACTTCGGCATCCCTGCGCTGCTGGGAATCCGCGTGCGGTTCTACGTACTCACGACCAGCATATACGCCTCGCTGAACATCCCGGACTTCCCGCTGGCCACGGCCAAGTCAATGCTGCTCGTGGCGGTCGGCGCCGCAGCGCTGGCACTCCAGTGGCGGCTTCAGCGCGGTCAGCAGCGCTACACGGTCATAGCGGGCAAGTCGATCCATCCGCAGATCATCCGTCTCGGACCGCTGCGCCGCGTGGCGTTCGCCCTGGCGGTCCTGTTTGCAGTCGTAATCGCGGTCCTCCCCCTCTTCTCCCTGCTGCTGACCTCTCTGTTGAAGTACTACGGCGCGCCCCTGGCCGTGGCGAGTCTCACGCTGAAGCACTACGCGTACGTTACGAACCAGGAAGTCATCCGCCGTGCGCTCGCAAACAGCGCGTTGCTGGGCGTGTCCGCGGCCACCATCACAATGGTGCTGGGGACATTCGTGGCCTACGCCCGCATACGCGCCAAACTGCGTGGGGCCGCCGCGCTCGACACGCTCGGCATGCTTCCCTACGCCATCCCCCACACCGTCATCGCCATAGCGATGATCCTGGCGTGGGCCCAGCCGCCTGTGGCGCTCTACGGCACCATCTGGATAATCTTGCTGGCGTACATCGTGGCATACATGCCGCTCTCGCTGCGCACGACCTCGGCTACGCTGCAGCAGGTACACGAGTCGCTGGAGGAAGCGGCCCGCGTCTCGGGCGCAGGGCCTCTTCGGGCCATGCGCGACATCATAATCCCGCTGGTGCGGCCCGGCATGGTGGCGGGCTGGATCCTGGTTTTCATGCCCGCGTTCCGCGAACTGACCATGTCAATCCTGCTCTTCGGGCTTCGCACCGAAACGATAGGCGTGATCATCTTCAACATGCAGAATTCGGGCTACACGCAGATCGCCGCGGCACTCTCGGTGCTCGTGTTGGTGCTGATCCTGGGAAGCAACCTGATCGTGCGCAAGGCCACGCGGGGCCAGGTAGGGTTCTAG
- a CDS encoding ABC transporter ATP-binding protein, producing the protein MDAVLVSDLWKAFDGVVAARAVSFSIGPEEFFTLLGPSGCGKTTTLRCVAGLEIPTRGQIRIGGRIVSNPEAGQFVPPEGRRLGMVFQNYAVWPHMSVFDNVAYPLRVAGEPRRAIAARVAEVLNLVELRDLGRRFPHQLSGGQQQRVALGRALAGRPEILLLDEPLSNLDAKLREQMRFELKELQRRMRIPVLYVTHDQAEAMALSDRLAVMADGQIVQVGRPAEIYNHPATRFVADFIGQMNFLPAQITAGGPGIANVRVNGYECRAENPSGISGSAAIAVRPEDLVLAADEGLPGRVQVQNFLGNLVEYKVLLEGGLTVRVQAPPGQSYEEGAEVVVGIRRAMLFER; encoded by the coding sequence ATGGACGCTGTACTGGTTTCGGATCTCTGGAAGGCGTTCGACGGCGTTGTGGCGGCACGAGCGGTCTCGTTCTCCATCGGGCCGGAGGAGTTCTTCACTCTGCTGGGACCGAGCGGGTGCGGCAAGACCACGACGCTGCGCTGCGTGGCCGGCCTGGAGATTCCGACGCGCGGCCAGATCAGGATCGGGGGGCGGATCGTCAGCAACCCGGAGGCCGGGCAGTTCGTCCCCCCGGAGGGCCGCCGCCTGGGGATGGTGTTCCAGAACTACGCCGTCTGGCCTCACATGAGCGTGTTCGACAACGTGGCCTATCCACTGCGCGTGGCCGGCGAGCCGAGGCGGGCGATCGCTGCGCGCGTAGCCGAGGTGCTCAACCTGGTGGAGCTGCGGGATCTGGGCCGACGCTTTCCCCACCAGCTCTCAGGAGGTCAGCAGCAGCGCGTAGCACTGGGGCGCGCGTTGGCCGGACGTCCGGAGATCCTGCTGCTCGATGAGCCGCTGTCGAACCTGGACGCCAAGTTGCGCGAGCAGATGCGCTTTGAACTCAAGGAGCTCCAGCGCCGGATGCGCATACCCGTGCTCTACGTCACACACGACCAGGCCGAGGCCATGGCGCTGTCGGACCGCCTGGCGGTCATGGCGGACGGACAGATTGTCCAGGTCGGCCGGCCGGCCGAGATCTACAACCACCCGGCCACGCGGTTTGTCGCCGACTTCATAGGACAGATGAACTTCCTCCCGGCGCAGATCACAGCCGGCGGGCCCGGCATCGCCAACGTAAGGGTGAACGGCTACGAGTGCCGCGCCGAGAACCCCTCCGGCATCTCGGGCTCGGCCGCAATAGCGGTACGGCCGGAGGATCTGGTCCTCGCCGCGGACGAAGGACTGCCCGGTCGCGTGCAGGTTCAGAACTTCCTGGGCAACCTGGTGGAGTACAAGGTCCTGCTGGAGGGAGGCCTGACGGTTCGCGTGCAGGCCCCGCCCGGGCAGTCCTACGAGGAAGGCGCGGAGGTTGTGGTCGGTATCCGCCGTGCGATGCTCTTCGAACGATGA
- a CDS encoding sugar phosphate isomerase/epimerase — protein MRIAASTTTTRELPLIEVLDLVRDLGYAALEVWAEHLWDQGFAPLRLRSEAAARGLALTLHGPTRDLNVTSTNSGIRSESQRQYLAALEDAAEMGAEVVVLHPGALSSNDDDPAAFWPPMEAFFGRVAERTAQLGLRVGIENMEHKRLEIVTDIHLAAGLVRRVGAASLGLTLDVAHLLYNGDLVAFDGLEQYIYHVHISGSTHEKAHVPLAQGIFDARAALEALRRFYNGTVAIESFVRDRTREVLAENRRVMAAWLDSTPVG, from the coding sequence ATGAGGATCGCGGCGTCCACGACGACGACGCGTGAGCTTCCCCTGATTGAGGTCTTGGACCTCGTGCGCGACCTGGGATACGCGGCGCTGGAGGTCTGGGCCGAGCACCTCTGGGACCAGGGTTTCGCGCCGTTGCGCCTGAGGAGTGAGGCGGCCGCCCGAGGCCTTGCCCTGACGCTGCACGGCCCCACACGCGACCTCAACGTAACCTCGACCAATTCCGGGATCCGCTCCGAGTCCCAGCGACAGTACCTGGCCGCCCTGGAGGACGCCGCCGAGATGGGGGCCGAGGTGGTGGTCCTGCATCCAGGCGCGCTTTCCTCCAACGACGATGACCCGGCCGCGTTCTGGCCCCCAATGGAAGCGTTCTTCGGCCGGGTGGCCGAGAGGACCGCGCAGCTCGGGCTGCGGGTGGGAATCGAAAACATGGAGCACAAACGCCTGGAGATCGTAACAGACATCCATCTGGCCGCGGGGCTCGTGCGCCGAGTCGGCGCGGCTTCACTCGGGTTGACGCTGGACGTCGCACACCTTCTCTACAACGGTGACTTGGTCGCGTTCGACGGATTGGAGCAGTACATCTATCACGTTCACATCTCCGGATCCACGCACGAGAAGGCCCACGTTCCCCTGGCTCAGGGCATCTTCGATGCACGGGCGGCGCTGGAAGCCCTGCGGCGGTTCTACAACGGGACCGTGGCGATCGAGAGCTTCGTTCGCGACAGGACCCGGGAGGTGCTGGCCGAGAACCGCCGGGTCATGGCAGCGTGGCTGGACAGCACGCCGGTCGGCTAG
- a CDS encoding pyridoxal phosphate-dependent aminotransferase: MSTLGTETAFEMLARARQLEAKGRHIVHLEIGEPDFDTPAHITDAAVRALHDGYTHYTPAAGILEARQAVADHVARERGIAVDASQVVIVPGSKNVLLFAMLALVDPGDEVIYPDPGYPIYQSAAQFAGATLRPIRLREESDFRFDLDEFRALISPRTRLVVLNSPHNPCGSMLTRADLEAVAEAVLPTRAFVLTDEIYGRIVYEGEQASIASLPGMQDRTIIMDGLSKAYAMTGWRIGYGVMRADLIERMAQLMINSSSCAAAFAQMATIAALTGPQDSVVDMVAEFRRRRDIIVGELNAMEGVGCRTPGGAFYVFPNVSAIDTDVKRLASYLLEEAGVACLAGTSFGGWGKGYLRFSYANSQENIREGMRRMREALPRYRPGARGRSARA, encoded by the coding sequence ATGAGTACCCTGGGTACCGAGACGGCGTTTGAGATGCTGGCAAGGGCCCGGCAGCTCGAGGCGAAGGGGCGCCACATCGTCCACCTGGAGATCGGCGAACCCGACTTCGACACCCCTGCCCACATCACCGACGCAGCCGTACGAGCCCTCCACGACGGATACACGCACTACACGCCGGCCGCGGGCATATTGGAGGCCCGGCAGGCGGTGGCTGACCACGTGGCCCGCGAGCGCGGTATCGCCGTGGACGCGTCCCAGGTCGTCATCGTGCCGGGTTCCAAGAACGTGCTGCTATTCGCCATGCTCGCCCTGGTGGACCCCGGCGACGAGGTGATCTACCCGGACCCCGGGTATCCCATCTACCAGTCCGCGGCCCAGTTCGCGGGGGCGACGCTTCGGCCCATCCGCCTTCGCGAGGAATCCGACTTCCGGTTCGACCTCGACGAGTTCCGCGCGCTGATCTCTCCACGCACTCGTCTGGTGGTGCTCAACTCGCCGCACAATCCTTGCGGCTCGATGCTGACGCGCGCAGACCTGGAGGCCGTGGCCGAGGCCGTTCTGCCGACGCGCGCTTTTGTCCTTACGGACGAGATCTACGGCAGGATAGTGTACGAGGGAGAGCAGGCAAGCATCGCGAGCCTTCCGGGCATGCAGGACCGGACCATAATCATGGACGGTCTGTCCAAGGCCTATGCCATGACCGGGTGGCGGATCGGCTACGGCGTAATGCGGGCAGACCTGATCGAGCGGATGGCGCAGTTGATGATCAACTCCAGCTCGTGCGCGGCCGCCTTTGCGCAGATGGCTACCATCGCCGCGCTGACCGGCCCGCAGGACTCGGTGGTAGACATGGTGGCCGAGTTTCGCCGCCGCCGTGACATCATCGTGGGTGAGTTGAACGCGATGGAAGGTGTGGGATGCCGGACTCCGGGTGGCGCCTTCTACGTCTTCCCCAACGTGTCCGCGATCGACACCGACGTCAAGCGCCTGGCCAGTTACCTGCTAGAGGAGGCAGGCGTCGCGTGCCTGGCAGGGACCTCGTTTGGTGGGTGGGGCAAGGGGTACCTGCGGTTCTCCTATGCCAACAGCCAGGAGAACATCCGTGAGGGGATGCGGAGGATGCGCGAGGCGCTGCCGCGATACAGGCCTGGTGCGCGGGGCCGTTCGGCGCGGGCCTAG
- a CDS encoding dihydrodipicolinate reductase, with protein sequence MTTTAATQATVVSYGLGPIGAGIAGLALDRGYRMVSACDISPDKAGSDLGILLGRAELGVTVTADITAALERRPQVVLHSTQSHIPQVMPQLLACVEAGACVVSTCEELAFPWYRHPAEATRLDEAAKTHGVTVVGVGVNPGFVMDLLPVVLTAPCRTVRSVRVTRVVDAGLRRKPLQRKVGDGLDRASFEQGVAEGRIGHVGLAESVAMIAEAIGWSLNSIHETIEPVMEGATVRGLHQVANGLRGQEAVISLDLTMAVGAQNPRDSVTIEGEPPIAMTVAGGIHGDIATCAVTVNAIPIVLAAPPGLTAVHRLPALHR encoded by the coding sequence GTGACTACCACAGCAGCGACGCAAGCCACGGTTGTCTCGTACGGGCTCGGACCAATAGGAGCCGGCATCGCGGGCCTGGCTTTGGACCGCGGGTATCGGATGGTATCGGCGTGTGACATCTCCCCGGACAAGGCAGGGAGCGACCTGGGCATCCTGCTGGGCCGCGCGGAACTCGGGGTAACGGTCACGGCGGACATCACCGCGGCCCTTGAGCGCAGGCCCCAGGTGGTCCTGCACTCAACCCAGTCGCACATACCCCAGGTCATGCCCCAACTGCTGGCGTGCGTCGAGGCGGGCGCCTGCGTGGTCTCCACCTGTGAGGAGCTGGCGTTTCCCTGGTATCGGCATCCGGCCGAGGCCACGCGGCTCGACGAGGCCGCAAAGACCCACGGCGTCACCGTGGTAGGCGTGGGCGTCAACCCTGGTTTCGTGATGGACCTCCTGCCCGTCGTGCTGACCGCGCCCTGCCGGACGGTCCGCTCCGTCCGCGTTACGCGGGTGGTGGACGCCGGGCTCCGCCGCAAGCCTCTCCAGCGCAAGGTGGGCGACGGCCTGGACCGGGCCTCCTTCGAGCAGGGAGTCGCAGAAGGCCGGATCGGGCACGTGGGCCTGGCCGAGTCCGTGGCCATGATCGCCGAAGCCATTGGGTGGTCGCTCAACTCGATCCACGAGACAATCGAGCCGGTCATGGAAGGGGCCACGGTACGCGGCCTGCACCAGGTGGCGAACGGGCTGCGCGGTCAGGAGGCGGTCATATCGCTGGATCTGACGATGGCCGTGGGCGCCCAGAATCCGCGGGACTCCGTCACGATCGAGGGCGAGCCCCCAATAGCCATGACCGTGGCAGGCGGCATCCACGGAGACATCGCAACGTGCGCGGTCACCGTGAACGCGATCCCAATCGTGCTGGCAGCGCCTCCAGGCCTGACCGCGGTCCACCGGCTACCGGCGCTGCACCGCTGA
- a CDS encoding ABC transporter permease produces MPRSRFSGADLRCRTAGGPAVSGLWRLALMEARLFWRTPQAVFWTFFFPAFLLVLLGSVFARQPGQMAFLIPGILGMVLASTAYYSIGVVLTHYRSTGFLKRLVLIPIPTWQFVLAQMLVRCAVVLAVGAELLAIGAGLFHVRPSAQPLTLAAVMAVGTPAFLATGFAAGVLARSVESANSIAAFLFFPMTFLSGAYFPVEMLPGALRHLSGALPLTYFLRGLRTAARGGGPAEVATELAVLAFWGAVGAAVSVRRFRWTT; encoded by the coding sequence ATGCCTCGAAGCCGCTTTTCTGGCGCTGACCTGCGATGCCGCACAGCCGGAGGGCCTGCGGTGAGCGGCCTGTGGCGTCTTGCGCTGATGGAGGCACGGCTGTTCTGGCGTACGCCGCAGGCCGTGTTCTGGACGTTCTTCTTTCCGGCATTTCTGCTCGTGCTGCTGGGCAGCGTGTTCGCGCGGCAGCCCGGCCAGATGGCCTTTCTCATCCCCGGAATCCTCGGAATGGTACTGGCATCCACCGCGTACTACAGCATTGGCGTGGTCTTGACTCATTACCGCAGCACCGGTTTCCTCAAGCGGCTGGTCCTGATTCCCATCCCGACATGGCAGTTCGTCCTGGCGCAGATGCTCGTGCGCTGCGCGGTCGTGCTCGCGGTGGGCGCCGAGCTTCTGGCGATAGGTGCCGGGCTCTTCCATGTCCGTCCCTCCGCGCAGCCGCTCACACTTGCCGCGGTGATGGCCGTAGGCACGCCTGCGTTCCTGGCCACCGGGTTCGCGGCAGGGGTCCTGGCCCGCTCTGTCGAGAGCGCCAACTCCATTGCAGCATTCTTGTTCTTCCCCATGACCTTCCTGAGCGGCGCGTACTTCCCTGTGGAGATGCTGCCAGGTGCGCTGCGACACCTCTCCGGAGCCCTGCCACTCACGTACTTCCTGCGTGGGCTCAGAACGGCTGCTCGGGGAGGGGGGCCAGCAGAGGTGGCCACGGAGCTGGCTGTGCTTGCGTTCTGGGGAGCAGTTGGGGCGGCCGTGTCTGTGCGGCGGTTCAGGTGGACGACCTGA
- a CDS encoding ABC transporter ATP-binding protein, with amino-acid sequence METVQVASAAIQVEGLVRRYGRVVALDRLDLEVGTGEVFGLLGRNGAGKTTTIETLVGLQQPDAGRTRVLGLDPLEEGLLLKQRIGVQLQEAVFHPYLKLGEALEFLGTFYPRRVETSRLLARTGLTSQAGMMYGQLSGGLRRRFLLALALVGEPELLVLDEPTAGLDAHARQDLWALIREARAEGRTVLLATHHLDEAESLCDRVAIIHQGRLLAQGTPSEVAGQDHTCLEAAFLALTCDAAQPEGLR; translated from the coding sequence ATGGAGACAGTGCAGGTGGCTAGCGCGGCGATTCAGGTCGAAGGTCTTGTCAGACGGTACGGCCGTGTCGTGGCCCTGGACCGGCTCGACCTGGAGGTTGGAACGGGTGAGGTATTCGGGCTCCTCGGACGCAACGGTGCGGGCAAGACCACCACCATCGAGACCCTGGTTGGGCTGCAGCAACCCGATGCCGGTCGGACTCGCGTGCTTGGGCTCGATCCCCTCGAGGAAGGGCTGCTCCTGAAGCAGCGCATCGGGGTGCAGTTGCAGGAGGCGGTCTTCCACCCGTATCTGAAATTGGGCGAGGCGCTTGAGTTCCTCGGCACCTTCTACCCTCGGCGGGTCGAGACGTCGCGGTTGCTGGCAAGAACCGGGCTGACCAGCCAGGCCGGTATGATGTACGGTCAACTCTCCGGCGGCCTGCGGCGGCGGTTTTTGCTGGCGCTCGCCCTGGTCGGCGAGCCCGAGCTCCTGGTTCTGGACGAACCCACGGCCGGACTCGATGCCCACGCGCGCCAGGATCTGTGGGCGCTCATTCGGGAAGCCCGGGCCGAAGGCCGCACGGTGCTCCTGGCCACGCACCACCTGGACGAGGCCGAGAGCCTGTGCGATCGGGTGGCCATCATCCACCAAGGCAGGCTGCTGGCGCAGGGCACTCCGTCGGAGGTGGCAGGGCAGGACCACACATGCCTCGAAGCCGCTTTTCTGGCGCTGACCTGCGATGCCGCACAGCCGGAGGGCCTGCGGTGA
- a CDS encoding SagB/ThcOx family dehydrogenase has protein sequence MALEPCMLPGHPLWEVFHESSKWKPSDWAEISRRAAAHARVGGPAPARPRRGPLLALPAPSPGTCLGVGLDAALQRRRSAREFAGLPLRLEEAGTLLWTTAGMISAGGAGASGIEAGGGGAGGNGLHARRTVPSAGACYPIDAYFWFPVPLGGVHPGPYHYDAAAHSGALVTLDPPETSLSDLLTVTAFPALIERAGLLIVLAGVFARTTDKYGARGYRFVLLEAGHAAQNIYLAAAALDLGAVALGGLDDAMLDALLGLDGARASVLYAVAVGHNTGDCLKEHGDSAGG, from the coding sequence ATGGCGCTTGAACCCTGCATGCTACCTGGCCATCCACTGTGGGAGGTCTTTCACGAGAGCAGCAAGTGGAAGCCGTCGGACTGGGCCGAGATCTCACGGCGCGCCGCGGCCCACGCCAGGGTAGGAGGCCCTGCGCCTGCGCGGCCGCGACGAGGCCCGCTGCTGGCTCTGCCGGCGCCGTCGCCCGGGACCTGCCTGGGCGTCGGGCTGGATGCTGCTCTACAACGCCGGAGATCCGCCCGCGAGTTTGCCGGGCTCCCATTGCGGCTGGAGGAGGCAGGGACACTTCTCTGGACAACAGCCGGCATGATCAGTGCCGGCGGGGCCGGTGCCAGTGGGATCGAGGCGGGCGGGGGCGGCGCCGGCGGGAACGGTCTCCACGCGCGGCGGACCGTTCCGTCGGCAGGTGCGTGCTATCCGATTGACGCGTACTTCTGGTTCCCCGTCCCCCTGGGAGGAGTCCATCCTGGCCCCTACCACTACGATGCCGCCGCTCACAGCGGGGCGCTGGTGACCCTCGACCCCCCGGAGACCAGTTTGAGCGATCTCCTGACTGTCACCGCCTTCCCGGCCCTTATCGAGCGCGCCGGCCTGCTGATCGTTCTGGCAGGCGTCTTCGCGCGGACCACGGACAAGTACGGCGCCCGGGGCTACCGGTTTGTGCTCCTGGAGGCCGGACACGCCGCCCAGAACATCTACCTGGCGGCCGCGGCACTGGACCTCGGTGCGGTCGCTCTGGGCGGGCTGGACGACGCAATGCTGGATGCGCTGCTGGGGCTCGACGGAGCGCGCGCCAGCGTCCTCTACGCCGTCGCCGTAGGGCACAACACAGGGGACTGCCTGAAGGAGCATGGAGACAGTGCAGGTGGCTAG
- a CDS encoding TOMM precursor leader peptide-binding protein — protein sequence MRGLPGTIKEARVDARVPYRPLLPDFWSVYAVGESDVELRSPGRSVRLSGSGVGVLLPDLLPVLDGEHTVDEICAELAGCSAEVIERLVAQLSAGGLLVAGCLLVAGARPGLPQAPGSEVTEFLRALAPPGDSGHLSARLESASVCLWGDDRISRSIEGLLLDCQVNTQRIPRNGEQPAAEAAADLIGNSSLLVGCGTNLRDASLLQLNAFSLATGTPWLPIISDAAEITLGPLIVPGRSPCLVCLRVRAEALAPGPVRLLRVGSRPMLPAAVQAAAGVAVVEVLKSLLGADRPAIEERLIRIHLRTLAWTRADVLRLPRCPACASVRPGRRQVSVPCSVQL from the coding sequence GTGAGAGGCCTGCCCGGCACCATCAAGGAGGCGCGAGTGGACGCACGTGTACCCTATAGGCCGCTCCTGCCGGACTTCTGGTCGGTGTACGCTGTCGGGGAGAGCGACGTGGAGCTCAGGTCGCCTGGAAGATCCGTTCGCCTCTCCGGTTCGGGGGTCGGGGTGCTCCTTCCCGACCTGCTCCCGGTTCTAGACGGCGAGCACACCGTGGACGAGATATGCGCTGAGCTTGCCGGGTGTTCCGCAGAGGTGATTGAGCGTCTCGTCGCCCAGCTTTCCGCCGGTGGCCTCCTGGTTGCCGGTTGCCTGCTGGTTGCCGGTGCGCGCCCAGGACTGCCCCAGGCGCCCGGCTCAGAGGTCACCGAGTTCCTCCGGGCACTAGCCCCCCCGGGCGATTCCGGCCATCTGAGCGCTCGACTGGAGAGCGCCTCGGTCTGCCTGTGGGGAGATGATCGAATCTCACGGTCAATCGAGGGGCTTCTGCTGGACTGCCAGGTCAATACCCAGAGGATTCCGCGCAACGGGGAGCAGCCGGCTGCCGAAGCCGCGGCAGATCTCATCGGTAACTCCTCCCTCCTTGTCGGCTGCGGTACGAACCTGCGCGACGCGTCGCTCCTGCAGCTCAACGCCTTCAGTCTTGCCACCGGGACGCCCTGGCTGCCGATTATCAGCGACGCGGCCGAGATAACCCTGGGCCCGCTCATCGTGCCGGGTCGCTCCCCCTGCCTGGTGTGCCTGCGGGTCAGGGCCGAGGCCCTGGCGCCGGGCCCTGTTCGGCTTCTCAGAGTGGGCAGCCGTCCCATGCTTCCCGCTGCGGTTCAGGCCGCGGCCGGCGTCGCCGTAGTGGAGGTGCTCAAGTCACTGCTCGGCGCCGACAGGCCCGCGATCGAGGAGAGGCTGATCAGGATTCACCTGCGCACACTGGCCTGGACCCGGGCCGACGTCCTCCGGCTCCCGCGATGTCCGGCCTGCGCATCTGTCCGGCCCGGCCGCCGGCAGGTGTCAGTTCCATGCTCAGTGCAGTTGTAG
- a CDS encoding ComF family protein, with amino-acid sequence MWAGLLDLLIPSRCEGCGALGTAFCAACCEQIERILPPTCEQCGAPLRAAEGSPAGAVPVSSVRCSACNRSPPPFDAARSLAVYDGRLRRAICGLKFHGRKAAASALGRLLAALAPLEITRGVGVVVPVPLHPARLKARGFNQSDLLAGPVASILGVPCTARALRRMHQDRPQVELGACDRTGNVRNAFAPGEETVAGTVLLVDDVYSTGSTAAACALALKNAGADRVVVLTLARALKRTGPATATGSRR; translated from the coding sequence GTGTGGGCTGGTCTGCTGGACCTACTGATCCCGTCCAGATGCGAGGGCTGCGGCGCTCTGGGTACGGCCTTCTGCGCCGCGTGCTGCGAGCAGATTGAACGTATCCTGCCGCCCACCTGCGAGCAGTGTGGCGCTCCGCTGCGCGCGGCGGAAGGCAGCCCGGCAGGCGCCGTCCCCGTGTCTTCCGTCCGGTGCTCCGCCTGCAACCGCTCGCCGCCCCCGTTTGATGCCGCCCGCTCGCTGGCCGTCTACGACGGCAGGCTTCGCCGTGCCATCTGCGGCCTGAAGTTCCACGGCCGGAAGGCAGCGGCCAGCGCGCTGGGCAGGCTCCTGGCTGCTCTGGCTCCACTTGAGATCACCCGCGGCGTTGGTGTGGTCGTTCCCGTGCCCCTTCATCCCGCCCGGCTCAAGGCCCGCGGCTTCAATCAGTCCGACCTGCTGGCCGGGCCGGTTGCCTCCATACTCGGCGTGCCCTGCACCGCCCGGGCGCTGCGTCGGATGCACCAGGATCGCCCCCAGGTCGAGTTGGGCGCCTGCGACAGAACGGGCAACGTGCGGAACGCCTTTGCGCCGGGAGAGGAAACGGTGGCCGGGACTGTGCTGCTTGTTGACGATGTCTACTCAACCGGCTCCACTGCAGCGGCCTGCGCCCTCGCCCTGAAGAACGCTGGCGCAGATCGGGTTGTCGTGCTGACACTGGCGCGGGCCTTGAAGCGGACCGGGCCCGCAACGGCGACAGGTTCACGCCGATAG